Proteins co-encoded in one Malus sylvestris chromosome 9, drMalSylv7.2, whole genome shotgun sequence genomic window:
- the LOC126583472 gene encoding serine/threonine-protein kinase STY13-like, whose product MGSGNGVYSVADFDLDAKWLIDPKHLFVGPRIGEGAHAKVYEGKYKNQNVAVKIVHRGETPEQIAKREARFAREVAMMSKVQHKNLVKFIGACKEPVMVIVTELLLGGTLRKYLFSMRPRCLDTCVAVGFALDIARAMECLHSHGIIHRDLKPENLNLTADQKTVKLADFGLAREESLTEMMTAETGTYRWMSPEIRYFKLVIQSFTAELHYDTEKRSITIIRWMLTIL is encoded by the exons ATGGGATCTGGTAATGGGGTTTATTCAGTTGCGGATTTCGATTTGGATGCCAAGTGGCTAATCGATCCAAAGCATCTTTTTGTTGGTCCGAGGATTGGGGAAGGCGCGCATGCCAAAGTGTACGAAGGAAA ATATAAGAATCAAAATGTTGCTGTAAAAATTGTTCATAGAGGAGAAACCCCAGAGCAGATTGCCAAGAGAGAAGCGCGGTTTGCGAGGGAAGTGGCAATGATGTCGAAAGTGCAGCACAAAAACTTAGTGAAG TTCATTGGTGCCTGCAAAGAACCTGTCATGGTCATAGTGACTGAGCTTCTTCTAGGTGGAACTTTGCGCAAATACTTGTTCAGTATGCGGCCAAGGTGCTTGGACACGTGCGTGGCAGTTGGGTTTGCGCTTGATATTGCTCGTGCTATGGAGTGCTTACACTCCCACGGTATCATTCACCGTGACCTGAAACCTG AGAATTTGAACTTGACTGCCGACCAAAAAACAGTCAAACTTGCGGACTTTGGCTTAGCAAGAGAAGAATCATTGACAGAGATGATGACCGCTGAAACTGGGACATACCGGTGGATGTCTCCTGAGATACGGTACTTTAAATTGGTCATTCAAAG CTTTACAGCAGAGTTACATTACGACACGGAGAAAAGAAGCATTACAATCATAAGGTGGATGCTTACAATTTTGTAA
- the LOC126583477 gene encoding uncharacterized protein LOC126583477, whose translation MGSGNGVYSVGDFDLDAKWLIDPKHLLLVRGLGKAHMPKCMMRSRYKNQNVAVKNVHRGETPEQIAKREARFAREVAMMSKVQHKNLVKGLERVGCGQLC comes from the exons atGGGATCTGGTAATGGGGTTTATTCAGTTGGGGATTTCGATTTGGATGCCAAGTGGCTGATTGATCCAAAACATCTTTTGTTGGTCCGAGGATTGGGGAAGGCGCACATGCCAAAGTGTATGATGC GTTCTAGATATAAGAATCAAAATGTTGCTGTAAAAAATGTTCATAGAGGAGAAACCCCAGAGCAGATTGCCAAGAGAGAAGCGCGGTTTGCGAGGGAAGTGGCAATGATGTCGAAAGTGCAGCACAAAAACTTAGTGAAG GGGCTTGAAAGAGTCGGATGTGGACAGCTTTGTTGA